The genomic window TCAATATTTGATTTTGGCCGGAAGGGAGCAGTATCGGGTTTGTTAAGGCTAGTATCATGATTATGTGGGAATGGATTACGTCCTATGCTAAAACAAACATGATCTATCCTAAATGGTTAACGCTATAATTCAAGTTTGAAATCTTCAAACCAAGTTGAAATCAATTGTTTCAAACCGAGTGGAAAGTTTATGAAATTGAGTTGAAAATTTTCGATCGAGTTGGAAATTGTTTAGCTTTCACCCCTGGACGTTCGTAGGCGGACTCTAGGTTCAACAACTAGGCAATTAATTTTGAAATTATCTCCCGTTGGCGCCGACGAGCgccacgacgacgacgacgacgcgcgAGCCGCCAAGTGCACACTGCGCCTGCCACTGACTCACTGAGGTCTGAGGTAGGTAGGTAGGTGCTCCCAAcgacaactctctctctctctctctctctctctctctctctctctctctctctacaccCGCCAGAGGCAAGCCTTCCATTCCTCAACCCTTTTCTTGGTCGCTTCCGCTTTCCCCCGCCGAGCGATAACAGAGAAAGGGCGCGCGCGACCTTTGCCCCCTTTTCTTGGTCTCTTCCTTGTGTCCCAGTCCCGATTCTGCACTTCCTGGGGGTGTGGCCGGGTGGGGGCGCTCTGCTTTCTCTCGAGCTGTAAAGGGTAGGACTAGGACCTGGGTTGTTGCCTCCTTGGCCCTTGCTTGGAGCTGTTTCGGCAGCCGCGGCGGCTGCTTCGGTTGTTGCGGGATCGTGTCTTCCTCTCCGTCCGTCCTTCTCCCCGGTTCCGACGGCTCTGACCTCTGAAAGTTGCCTTCTTTCGTGCTGATGTTCTTGCTCCAGGCCGTGCAAGAATCTTTCTTCGGGGCACAAGTGCTTAGATGCGGTTGATTTTCCGTCTGAGAATTTCGGGCAGTGGAGCGTCGGTGTGCCGCAGCTCCAGATGCTGCCCACCAACCGGAACAGGCCTCAGCCAAGGCCTGCCAGATCTTGGTCCTTCTCAGGTTCGCTTTTCAACTCTGCTGGTTCCGTTCATTGTTGTTTCTGGACTAATTTCTAGACTATAGGGTGACTGAAAGTGGGTTGGTGTGTGAATTTGTCTGTAGACGCTTCAGTTTATTGTAATTGGGCCTTGGTGTAGCTTTTGCAATTGAAAatttttggacttctcagctatGTATGGCAGTTCATGTTCTTTCTAATGGTCATCTCATTGTTGGAGATTTCTGTAGTGTGCGTACATGTTACCGAACTGTTTCTGTTTGCAGAAATGGACTTCTCCGATCCGAAGCGCAAGCCGCGCTACCTGAGCAAGATAATCATGGCGGCGCTCCTCACTGCCATGTGTGTCGTGATGCTCACCCAGCCACCCTGCCACACAAGGCCTCCTAGTGTGGTACCTCCTGTCTTTTTTTAACAGTGGAACTTATTttcatgatcttctttggaGGTAAGGTCAAGCGAGGCTGCTCCGTGCATGCTCGTGCGAGCGTTCGGGCTCAAACGCAGGTTGGCTCGAGCGCTCGGGCCGTGCGAGCGCCGTCCTTGTCAACTGGGCTAGCCCCCGGATGCAACCTCTTAGGTAGTAGAGTTTCGCTTATTAGTCTCCTATTTAATATTTGTCAACTTACCTTCCTGCACAAGATATTGAAACACTTTGAACAGATACTATCATAACATCACTGCAAACACTTTAGTGGTGCTGGAAGCTATGGCAACGCACAATGTGAAAACTCTGATCTACTCTAGCACATGTGCTACCTATGAAGAGCCTGAGAAGATGCCTATCACTGAAGAAACTCCCCAGGTCAGCTCTTGTTTCTGCAACTTATTCCTAGTTCTTTCCGAAATAAGTTAAAGGCTTTGTTGGATGCCATTCACGCAGAGAATAAAATTTCCAATGtttcttctcaagttctttGCTAAATATCGCTGTGCAGTTTCCGATCAACCCATATGGTAAGGCCAAGAAAATGGCTGAGGATATCATTTTGGATTTTTCAAAGTCCAAGAAATCAGACATGGCTGTGATGATTCTAAGGTTGGCATTGTTCATCAAGAACTTCCAAGTCTCTTTTTCAAACCATCATTTCATTGCAGAGTTATTAATGAATAACTTTACGCTACTAGATACTTCAATGTCATTGGTTCTGAAACAGTGCCAAATTGTTCCGATGAAGTCAATTAAAGATGAATAGGTGGCGGCTAGGGCTGGCGGCGCCCGGGCAACCGGGCGGCGCCGCTGATGTCGCGCGCTGGATGGGAGTCTGGAGAGAAGCTGTCTCTGATCGGAGGGTGGTGTCCGTCCCTGAAGAATTAAGTCTTTCCCTTGGGGATGCCTCTAGGATCTGTTCTTCTAGTATCAATGGAAGGATGGAGTTCGTTCCCAAATTTTGGGTTGGAAGGAAGTTTGGATTCGTGCGCTGGATGGAAGTCTGGATGGAGCTCGTCTCCGATCCGACATTGGTATTGGCCTCTAAGATGATGAGTTTATTCCTTGGGGTTGCATCTGGGGCCTTTCCGCCTGATCTAGTGTTTTGGATGCGGAAGAAGTTTGTGGGGATTTCGGAGTGGCCTCCCCCACCAGGGGGAGTTCGAGATAAGGAAGAGCCTGCAGATAGGGGGGCCGATTTGAAGGAGGAATCCCTGAAGATCACGATGGAATTGGCAAGCTCTGAAAGTCCTCGAGTTCGCCTCCGATCCGTTTTAAAGCAGATAACCGAGGACCATATAAGCAAGGGAAGACAGCCGGGGAGTTCAGATCTCAAATCCCTTCCAGGTGGTGTTCGCCTTCCCCCAAAGCTTCGTGCCTAGGCGTTTGGTAATCTCTTCTTCATCCCGGGCATCTCGACGTCCTCTGTAGGTGCTGAATCCGTGCTTTCTGTTGAGGATTGGGGTGACAAAGGGATTTCCGGTGAGGAAATCGCCCACCCGACGTCTTTCAGCGATTGCACAATAAAGCCCTCACAGATGTCTTCGTCCGGGAAGGAGATGATGCCAGCGAATGCTTTGGTCTCCCTGACTGGAACCTCGGCACAGGAACATGGTGAGGAATTGGCTCATGGGCGGCTAGAGAAGAATAAGGAAGGATTAAGCATCGATGCAGGCCCAAGTTCCCATCTTGAAATTGAGGCCGAAGaaaaggatgaagaggctgtgGAGTTCGTAATTGATGAAGAAGAGGCTCGTGCGGCAGGTCAGTGGACAGTTCTTGCGAGATTCTACTCGTTGAAACGCCCAAACCCATCGGCTTTGTTTGATGATATGAAGCGTGCTTGGCAATTGCGTGCGGACTTCAATTTCAAGGTCCTAAAGGAtaatctcttcatcatcactttcgGGTCGAAAGGAGACTTTAACTTTGTACTGAAGGGAGGGCCATGGATTCACAGGGGTGACGCTCTTATCGTTGCTGTTTTTGATGGCTTCACGAGCCCGTCGGAGATTCCACTTAATGCCATTCCAGTTTGGGTCCATATTTACGATTTACCTCTTGGGATGATGTGTCAACGTGCTGGCCAAACTCTCGGCCAGATGCTGGGGAGGGTGTTGGAAGTAGATGTGGAGGAAAGTGGTCGGAACAAGCATGATTTCTTGAGGGTCAGGGTGGAACTCCCAGTTGACAAGGCTCTCAGGGTTAAGCTACCAATAAAAGTCAAGTTCCAAGGCAAAGGGGTGATAAGGATTTTTGACCTCAGATATGAACGTGTGCCATACTTCTGTTTTCATTGTGGCTTTATGGGCCATTCGGACAAGGAATGTGAGAAACCAGAAAATAGGGATACAATGTTTCGTTATTCGGCAGAATTGAGATGCTCACCCTGCAAACAATTTGAGAGGCGGACTAGTTATGTGAAGGCTGAGATATCTCCAACAGTCCGCTGCCAGCTTCCCTTTTCTCGCGCGGGTAGTGCAGACTCTTCCTCACTCAGGAGTAGGGGTGGCCGCACACAAGGTGGGAAGGTAGATAGTCCTATTCGTGTGGGGGTTACAGATGATTTTGAAGCTAACGAGCAAATGGGCAACTCGCAGATTGACAAAGAGCTGTCAGAGCAAGTAGATAAAATGCTGGTTGATAAAAAGGATATCCTGCAGACCCAAATCAATGTCCGGTTGGCTAAGGTAGGGTTTCATACATCGACCAGGTAATTTGGAGATTTAGCTGGGGCGGACCATACAACAGGTCATCCCTTGCTAGCTGGTCCATCAGCAGACCACCCCCTGACCTCAAATGAGATGATTCCGACGCTGAAGGATATCGGATCATCTCTGGAGTCTCATGGTTCATCTGAGGCCAAAGATGAGGGTCAATCACGCTGTAAAAGAACTGCAGATCAGAAGGAACCACGGGAGCCCAATCCAGCTATGGCTTTAGTGGTGAAACCAAAAAATGCAGCCAAAGGAGGTgcactgaagaagaagaagttaaATCCAACGGGTAAGGAGGTTTTGACAGACATGGAGATGTGGGAAGATGCTATGCCTAGTATGGAGGGTAAGGAAGCGACCAGTCCCGGGGCTACTGGTAAACTGACGGAGCACGTGGGGGTGCTCCATCAGGAGAAATGAATTGCTTAAGCTGGAACTGTCGAGGCATTGGGAACGCCTCGACAGTTCGTGATTTGGTGGCTTTAGTTAAAGCTAATAATCCCCAATTAGTCTTCCTTTGTGAAACTAGACAGAAGTGTATTAAGGTTCGTCGGTTACGTAGTAGGCTAGGGCTGAAAGGTTTTGTTGGAGTCGATTGTGATGGTCGTAGTGGTGGATTAGGGCTGTTTTGGCATGAGCAAGTATATGTGGAAGTAAAAGGTATGAATGAAAGATATATTGATGCGTATGTCCGTGCCTTTCATGATGCTCCTTTATGGCATATTACTTGTGTATATGGGGAACCTAGAGCTGAGAACCGTCACCGTATGTGGGCCTTGTTGTGTGACATTAAGCAAAGTTCCAACCTCCCTTGGTTGGTAGTGGGAGATTTTAATGAAGCCCTTTGGCAATTTGAGCATGCTTCAATTATTCTAAGATCTGAGCACCAGATGCAATTGTTTCGAAATGCTCTTCAGATGTGTGAACTCGGGGATTTGGGTTTTGAAGGGTCCCCATATACATATGACAACAACAGAGATGGTTGTAGGAATGTTAAGGTTAGATTGGATAGGGCAGTTGCAGATGATTCATGGAGAGATATTTACAGTGATGCTTCTGTCATACATCTTGTATCTCCTTGCTCAGATCACTGCCCTATTTTGGTTCGGCTGAAACAGGAAAGGTCGGCTGCAAATCATGGCAAAAGTCGACACTATGAAATTATGTGGGAAAGGGATGATGAGCTTCCAAAGATAATAGCAAATGCATGGAGGGATACTGGTCAGAAAATGGATCTGGGACAGATTAACAAAGAAATGGGGAAGGTTATGGATACCTTgcaggcgtgggggaggagGAAATTTGGGAaggtgggaaaacagattgGAAAGTTGAGAGCTAGGTTGGCTGAGTTGCATTCAGTTTCAGCGGACAAGAAAGAGATTAGAAGAGTGCAAGATCAAATGAATGAGCTCCTGTATAGAGAAGAAATGCTTTGGATGCAAAGATCTAGGATCAACTGGTTAAAAGAAGGGGATAGGAATACAAAGTTTTTTCATAACAAAGCGATCTGGAGAGCTCGTAAGAATAGAATAACCAAATTGTGTGATATTAATGGGAATGTTCAGACAGCTCAAACTGTGATGGAAAGGATGGCTGTCTCCTACTTCAAAGAGTTGTATATGAAGGATCCCTCGATTGACCCAAATGATATAGTCCAGTTAATTGAGGTAAAGGTTACAGGGGAGATGAACACTTCACTATGCAGGGATTTCTCAAGTGAGGAGATAGCTGACGCCGTATTCCAGATAGGGCCGATTAAGGCCCCGGGGCCGGATGGTTTTCCTGCGAGGTTCTTCCAAAGAAATTGGGGTATAGTAAAGGAAGATATAATACATGCTGTGAAGAGATTTTTTGAGACAGGGGTAATGCCGGATGGGGTCAATAATACCTCCATTGTGTTGATTCCAAAAGTTGACAACCCTATCGAGCTCAGAGACTTCCGGCCTATTAGCTTATGCAATGTCCTTTATAAAATTGTGTCCAAATGTCTGGTTAACAGGTTGAGGCCATTGCTGGATGAAATCATCTCGCCAAATTAGAGTGCATTTGTGCAGGGGCGCATGATCACAGATAATGCCTTGGTGGCCTTTGAATGTATCCACCATATGCGAAACACAAAGCAGCCAGAAAGGTCCTTCTGTGCTTATAAGCTGGACTTGACGAAGGCTTATGACCGGGTTGACTGGTCTTTCTTGGAACAAGCGATGCTTAAAATAGGCTTCGCTCGCCGTTGGGTCGAATGGATTATGACTTGTGTGACCTCGGTGAGATATTCTATAAAATTCAATGGAGCTGTATTGGATGCATTTGTTCCAACTCGAGGCCTTCGCCAAGGTGACCCGCTCTCTCCTTTTCTATTCCTCTTTGTGGCTGACGGATTGTCTTCATTGATTAAGGCTGAAGTGGAGAGGGGGAGCATTTCTCCCGTTCGTGTGTGCCGCAATGCGCCGGGGATTTCTCATCTTTTGTTTGCGGATGACACCCTATTATTCTTCAAAGCTAGTGACTATCAGGCGACCAATATCAAAAGAGTGCTGGACAGTTATGCGAGGGGCACGGGGCAGCTCATAAACCCGACCAAATGCTCCATTATGTTCGGAGATGCCTGCCCGGTGGATAGGCAGGAATCGATAAAAAACATCCTGGGCTCTGTACAGGAGTCTTTTGATGCTAGATACTTGGGTCTACCTACACCAGAGGGCCGTATGAAAAAAGGTAACTTTTAGAGCTTGCAAGCACAGTTGAGCAAAAGGCTAATCCAATGGGGTGATAAGTTTTTATCTAGTGGGGGGAAGGAAATTATGATTAAAGCAGTGGCTCGGGCAATTCCGGTGTATGTTATGGGTGTGTTCAAACTCCCTGAGGCAGTGTTGGAGGACCTTACCAAATTGATACGGGATTTCTGGTGGGGTGTGGAAAAtgggaaaagaaaaactcaCTGGATCTCATGGCACAGATTGACAACTTCAAAGAGTAGAGGTGGAATGGGCTTTAGGGATATGAAGCTTTTCAATCAGGCCTTGCTTGCACGCCAAGCCTGGAGACTTATTCAGCGGCCTGATAGCCTTTGTGCAAGGGTACTAAAGGCACGCTATTATCCGAATGGGTGCTTGGGAGATACTGTTTTTGTTGGAAAGGCCTCGCCCACGTGGCGCGCTATTGAATATGGCTTGGATCTTTTGAAGCAAGGTCTGATTTGGCGGGTGGGGAATGGTAATCAGATAAGAATTTGGAGAGATCCATGGATCCCGAGAGATACTACCCGTAAGGTCATTAGTCAGCAAGGTAATTGTAGGATTAAGCGGGTGTCAGCTCTTTTGGACGCCAACGGAGTTTGGGATGTTTGGAAGGTAACTCAAACGTTCCTTCATTTAGATATAACTGACATTCTGAGGATCAAGACCGCAGGACATGCTGGGGAAGACTTTCTGGCGTGGCACTACGAGAAAAATGGTATATTTACCGTTAGAAGTGCATATAAGCTTGCTGTCAATCTACAACGGTGCAGGGCTGGTGGTGAGGCTTCGAGCTCACGCCCAGATGGGGCTTGTCCAGCTTGGGATTGTATTTGGAAGTGCCCAGTGCCTCAAAAAATTCGCATCTTTGCATGGAAGGCTGCTACCAATACTTTGGCTACGAGGGAGAACAAACGACGACGTCGGCTGGATTTAGAAGATACTTGTTATGTGTGTGGGACGGAGAAGGAGGATGTTTTTCATGCCCTGTGCAGATGTCCTAGTGCCCAGAACCTGTGGAATGCTATGCGCAAAGTTTGGCATCTACCCACGCCGGAGGAGTTACAACTATCAGGTACGCAATGGTTGCTTGCATTACTGGAGTATATGTCTAATACAGAGCGTATGCATTTGCTTATGCTTTTATGGCGTGTTTGGCATGTTCGGAATGAGCTGGTGCACAACAAGCCGATGCCACCAGTGGAGACATCCCGGAGATTCCTGGAAAGCTATGTCCAATCCTTGGTTCTGATCGAGCAAGTCCCATATCCGGCTGTGGAGAAGGGGAAACATGTTCTCGGACTCTCTTTGGAGGAAGCTCGGAGGCTGAAGCGCGACAATGGATGGAAGGATTCAGTGCCCAAGGGGTGGATTCGGCCGCCGCCTGGATGGCTTAAGCTCAACGTGGATGGCTCCTTTGCTGTTCAGGACGGAGGTGCTGGTATCGGCATGGTGCTGCGCGATAGTGATGGCAAAGGGAGTGTCACAGCCTGCAGACCCCTTCTGCATTGCACAGATCCTTTGGAGGCTGAGCTTATGGCTATCAAGGAAGGCATCGAGTTGGCGTTACATTATACTTCGTCACCAATCATTGTGGAGACTGATTGTGTCAATGTTATCAAGTTAGCCACATCTCAGGAGGATGATCGCTCAGAAATCGCCCATGTGGTTAGGGAGGTGAAGCGCATGTTCACCGGGCAAAGTAGACTTGTGATTAGGAAAGTTGAACGTAGTCAGAATACAGTTAGTCATGAATTAGCAAATTATGCCAGGACCCATGGTACTTTTGGTACATGGGTCGGGCAAGAGGAGAGTGTAGTAGCAAATCTGATTCATGTCGACTGTATGACTTCTGGTTCTGGTTAATAGATCtttccttgcaaaaaaaaaaatgtcattggTTCTGACCCGGAAGGCAGGCTGGGTGAGGCTCCTAGACCTGAATTGCGTGAGCATGGTCGTATATCTGGTGCGTGCTTCGACGCAGCACTGGGCATAATTCCAGGTTTGAAGGTACGTGGACTAAACATTGGTCTTTGTTGTGCAATTCTTACATCTGAAAACAGTAGGTATGTTGCAGCTTATTGCCTTTGACATGTATGGTGTTTCTTTAGCTTATGGTAGATCACTGACTGATGCCTCCTGCCATTACAGGTTAAAGGTACCGACTACGAAACGCCTGACGGCACTTGTGTAAGAGATTACATTGATGTCACCGACCTGGTTGACGCCCATGTGAAGGCGCTCAACAAGGCAGAAAGAGGCAGAGTTGGCATATACAATGTTGGCACTGGAAAAGGTCATCCTCAGATCACTTGTACTCTTTTCTGATGaaggcaaagaaaaaaaaataccgcATTGTCTACGTTACCATTTCGGTGAGCTAATCAACGTTGGTTCCGTTCGGTTGGTCAGGTCGGTCAGTGAAGGAGTTTGTCGAAGCTTGCAAGAAGGCAACCGGAGTCGCCATCAAGGTCGGCTACTTCCCCCGCCGGCCAGGTGACTACGCGGAGGTGTACAGCGATCCCGCGAGGATCAACCGGGAGCTGAACTGGACCGCGCAGCACACCGACCTCCACGAGAGCCTCAGGGTTGCGTGGACATGGCAGAAGGCGCACCGGAGCGGCTACGAGCCACCGGCGGCGATGATTTTGTGAAGACGTTGCCTTTGTAGCAACCGGCCGGCTAGCTGAATATATATTGGTGGAGACTTCCCTCAAGGGCTCTAGTCGCTCACTCACAGATGGCagtttataattttatatatagCACTCATGGTCATTCGTTTTTTTTAACGGTACGACCTATTTTTACGGTCTTCATTGGAGTGGACCGCTCCGTGCGAGCCCACCGAAAATCGGGAAAATCCCGTGCATACCGTGCTCCCTCCATCATTCGTTCAGTTCTTGAGAAATCATTTTTATCGCAGGCTAGCTTTAGCTGTTTCATCATGTAATATGGATGTGTTCGTTATACAGGGttatataattataataaaaatccAGCAAGCTATTCTCAGAAGACTTCGCTTCCTTTCTCCTTGCATAGAAATGGTTCAGTTCTCATGAGATGAACTAGCTAGCTGATGATAGTTTTTCCAGTGAAATGCATCGCTTGTCGATGCGAGATCGGTGACTGATGTGCAGTCGAGATGGACATACTGGTCTATGCTTTGCTTCGACACTGGAAGGAGCTAGATAAATATCGATGAAAATGTCAGGCTGGTGATGCAGAAATCCAATCGACAACCGTGCTGGGAGACACAGAAACTGGAGTGCTTACGTTGAATCGTTTGAAGAATCTTATCAGTCAAATGATCTTCAAGCAAAGCTTCCGAGAAAGAGACATACAGAGTAGTAGTGATAAACAAAAATTATATAGTTGTAAACTTTTACTCTCCTTAGTTATTTGGCAGATCTCCTAACCAATTcgccaaataaaaaaaagcatAGTCACAAGACGCGAATGCAAGTTACCAACCGCGCAAACTACGCACATTCATAACACAAGCGTATAGTTGAATCAATGAAGTGTCCTTAACGCCGGTACCATGTAAAAGAAAGTACCAACTGGGAACGACTTGCCAGGCCTCCAAAGAACAAGTCAATTTCATCCCGTACCATTTAGTTCCCCAACCAAGATTTGGGATAACATTTGAATTCTGAAAACCGAACCGAACATCGAAAACCAATCAAACCGAATTGACTTGTCCGGTTCGGCTCGTTTGGTTTGGTTTTTCGGTATGGTTTCAAATATGCACAGTCCTATTCATTAGACATCTTCTTTAATGGGCACTACCGTAGCCCAATGGTAAATGACATGGCATCGTTGGGTGCATGTCATTCTTTTACTTTTGCAGAGACAATGGCCACCAACAATAGGTGGCAGGTGGCCTAAACCCTAAAGAAAGCCATTCCTGTGGCGGCGTGCTTGCGCCTAAAAATATGCAGTTTTCAGTGGCGCAGCTCAAGCGCTAGCAGGCTATCAAGTCGAGGAGAATGTCATTTCGGTGATAGTGCGCACGCACTATACAGTTGCATGTGTACTATCGGTGGCATTTAGGTGCCTTGCAGGTACGAGTGGTCTACTAGACCGAAGCCATCTCGACGGTGGCATTTAGGTGGCTTACAcgtacaaaaggtttacaagACCCATGATGTCTTGGCGGTGAGGCTTAAGTGTCTTACAGGTACAAACGGTCCTTGAGACCTATGCCGTTTCAATGGTAATGCACTCGCACATTACATGTACAAGAGGTTAATGAAACCTAAGCCATTTCGACAGTGTTGTACACGCGCCTTGTAGGTACAGGTGGACTAGCTATAAAATCGTGTTGTGTTTGACGGTCGTACTCACGTACACTGCAGGTTTAAACGATATAAAAAGAAGAGGCTATGCCATCTTGTGGGCCGCCTACAAGAGTATCACAGATTGCAAGTGCATAGAAGTCACACACAGTCTTGATGGCAAGGGACATGCCCTTGCAAGTTTAGTCATACGAAATATATTGAGCAGAAGTAAGGGCACACATATGATTATTTACATACATGTGTTGCAATGTTTTCCCTCTGAAGGAAATGAAAGCAAGGGTGCTCGTT from Phragmites australis chromosome 14, lpPhrAust1.1, whole genome shotgun sequence includes these protein-coding regions:
- the LOC133889916 gene encoding probable UDP-arabinose 4-epimerase 1, encoding MQPLRYYHNITANTLVVLEAMATHNVKTLIYSSTCATYEEPEKMPITEETPQFPINPYGKAKKMAEDIILDFSKSKKSDMAVMILRYFNIFPCKKKNVIGSDPEGRLGEAPRPELREHGRISGACFDAALGIIPGLKVKGTDYETPDGTCVRDYIDVTDLVDAHVKALNKAERGRVGIYNVGTGKGRSVKEFVEACKKATGVAIKVGYFPRRPGDYAEVYSDPARINRELNWTAQHTDLHESLRVAWTWQKAHRSGYEPPAAMIL